In one window of Maribacter sp. BPC-D8 DNA:
- a CDS encoding DUF1611 domain-containing protein, producing the protein MKKVIDGKALVYCEGAFNTPNGKTAHGLVRFTERYEVVGVLDEKYAGRDAGDVLDGRPNGIPVFKDLEAAIVALTASNNLPSYLVIGLAPDGGRLPEVAKATIKAALQHGWNVDSGLHDFLTNDPELVALAKEKNVKIRDIRKTPDRNQLHFFTGDIEKVDCLKLAVLGTDSALGKRTTAWILVHAFRTAGKKAEMIGTGQTGWMQGAKYSMVMDSCINDFVSGEIEHAVVSAYKNEDPDVIVIEGQGSLMNPAYPGGFEILAAGRPDYVILQHAPKRLEYDGFPGYKMHSLAEQINAIQVISGKEVIAITVNHEDMKKEEILDVCKAITLETKLPAFDVLEYGAEDLIALLMTKLK; encoded by the coding sequence ATGAAAAAAGTTATAGACGGTAAGGCACTAGTATATTGTGAGGGAGCATTTAATACTCCGAATGGTAAAACAGCACATGGTTTGGTTCGCTTTACCGAGCGTTATGAAGTTGTGGGTGTATTAGATGAAAAATATGCAGGCAGAGATGCCGGCGATGTTTTAGATGGTAGACCGAACGGAATACCTGTTTTTAAAGATTTAGAAGCTGCTATTGTTGCACTTACGGCGAGTAATAATTTGCCAAGTTATTTGGTTATCGGTCTTGCACCAGATGGTGGTAGATTGCCAGAAGTTGCCAAAGCGACCATTAAAGCTGCTTTGCAACATGGGTGGAACGTAGATAGTGGTTTACATGATTTCTTAACTAATGACCCTGAGCTTGTGGCATTGGCAAAAGAGAAAAACGTAAAAATTAGAGATATTAGAAAAACGCCCGATCGTAATCAATTACACTTTTTTACGGGTGATATTGAAAAAGTAGACTGCTTAAAATTAGCGGTATTAGGAACGGATTCTGCCTTAGGGAAACGTACTACCGCTTGGATATTGGTTCACGCATTTCGTACTGCGGGTAAAAAGGCAGAAATGATAGGAACCGGACAAACAGGATGGATGCAAGGTGCTAAATATAGTATGGTGATGGATAGCTGTATTAACGATTTCGTTTCAGGTGAAATCGAACATGCGGTAGTCAGTGCCTATAAAAATGAAGACCCAGATGTCATTGTTATTGAAGGGCAGGGGAGTTTAATGAACCCTGCATACCCTGGCGGATTTGAGATTTTGGCTGCCGGTAGACCAGATTATGTAATTCTGCAACACGCGCCAAAAAGATTGGAGTATGACGGATTCCCAGGTTATAAGATGCACTCGTTGGCAGAGCAGATAAATGCCATTCAAGTCATTTCTGGTAAAGAAGTAATCGCCATTACCGTGAACCATGAGGATATGAAAAAAGAGGAAATTCTTGATGTTTGTAAGGCAATCACCTTAGAAACAAAATTACCCGCTTTTGATGTTTTAGAGTATGGTGCAGAAGATTTAATTGCACTTTTAATGACAAAATTAAAATGA
- a CDS encoding pyridoxal-phosphate dependent enzyme, whose translation MNLKDGVKTAENKVSIEARKLSDMVKDTSKSLVDRLECFEDIISLEVGDTGLHRAKTLEREFNVRQLYLKYEGDNPTGTQKDRIAFAQLYDALRREFTVVSLATCGNYGVAMALASDLAGIACKIYIPESYHTDRVVEMETLGAEIIRIPGSYEDVVTESSKLAAENGWYDANPGGANTPLQISAYAQIAQEIFEDLGDAPKYCAVPVSNGTLFAGIYRGFVNLYKRGKTSRIPKMIAASSSHKNPIVESFLQNLDHCKDLNPAAIKETKYNEPLINWHSFDGEEALYALKESEGEAFNISDKKLKEMTSLLYKKEGFRILPASTAGLIGLLELDEKMNFEPDRFVAVLTAKN comes from the coding sequence ATGAATCTTAAAGATGGCGTTAAAACAGCTGAGAATAAAGTGTCTATAGAGGCACGTAAACTTAGCGATATGGTTAAAGATACAAGCAAATCTTTAGTAGACCGTTTAGAGTGCTTTGAAGATATTATAAGTTTAGAAGTTGGTGATACGGGTTTACATAGAGCCAAAACCTTAGAGCGTGAGTTCAATGTTCGTCAACTATATCTTAAATATGAAGGTGACAACCCTACCGGAACGCAAAAAGATCGTATTGCTTTTGCACAATTATACGATGCGCTGCGTCGTGAGTTTACTGTGGTAAGCTTGGCTACTTGTGGTAATTATGGTGTGGCGATGGCGCTGGCATCTGATCTAGCGGGTATTGCCTGTAAAATTTACATTCCAGAAAGTTACCATACCGATCGTGTGGTTGAAATGGAAACCTTGGGGGCAGAGATTATTCGTATACCTGGTAGTTACGAAGATGTTGTTACGGAGAGTTCGAAATTGGCGGCAGAAAATGGGTGGTACGATGCCAACCCTGGTGGTGCCAACACTCCGCTACAAATATCTGCCTATGCGCAAATTGCACAAGAGATTTTTGAAGATTTAGGTGATGCACCAAAATATTGTGCGGTACCTGTTTCTAATGGAACCTTGTTTGCAGGAATTTATAGGGGCTTCGTAAATCTGTATAAAAGAGGAAAGACTTCTCGTATACCTAAAATGATTGCGGCATCATCATCGCATAAGAACCCGATTGTGGAGTCGTTTTTACAAAATTTAGATCATTGCAAAGATTTGAATCCCGCGGCAATTAAAGAAACAAAATACAACGAACCATTAATTAACTGGCATAGTTTCGATGGGGAAGAGGCATTGTATGCATTGAAAGAATCTGAGGGGGAAGCTTTTAATATCAGCGATAAAAAACTGAAAGAGATGACTTCTCTTTTATATAAGAAAGAAGGATTTCGAATTCTACCTGCATCGACAGCGGGTTTGATCGGACTCTTAGAATTAGACGAAAAAATGAATTTTGAGCCTGACCGTTTTGTGGCAGTGCTCACTGCAAAAAATTAA
- a CDS encoding serine hydrolase, with translation MKATRIVFLFSFLFCIVTNAQNELPLQIDNSKIKPLQKLLDSSLQTNLRDELASHPEWNDLIAQKKMSVGLVDLSDPENVRFARVNGNHMMYAASLPKIAILLAAMDAIEKGELKETAEVKKDMRLMISKSDNSAATRMIDRVGYEKLESVMTDPKYAFYDEQKGGGLWVGKRYGGGGDTNREPLKNLSHAASVTQVCRYYYLLANGKLVNQKRSKQMLDILEDPELHHKFVNTLDKIAPNARLFRKSGSWRTYHSDSILVWGKDSNRRYILVALIDDANGEQIIRDLVKPIEKVLKKPVL, from the coding sequence ATGAAAGCTACCCGAATCGTTTTTCTTTTTTCTTTCCTATTTTGCATAGTCACAAATGCACAAAACGAGCTACCGCTACAAATAGATAATTCGAAGATCAAACCCTTGCAAAAATTACTTGATAGTTCTTTGCAAACGAACCTTAGAGATGAATTGGCATCGCACCCAGAATGGAACGATCTTATTGCACAAAAGAAGATGTCAGTAGGTTTGGTTGATTTAAGCGATCCAGAAAATGTACGTTTTGCACGTGTAAACGGGAACCATATGATGTATGCTGCTAGTTTACCTAAAATAGCTATTCTTCTCGCTGCTATGGATGCTATTGAGAAAGGTGAATTAAAAGAAACCGCAGAGGTTAAAAAAGATATGCGCCTAATGATCAGTAAATCTGATAATTCTGCTGCTACTAGAATGATAGATCGCGTAGGTTATGAAAAGCTTGAATCGGTTATGACCGATCCTAAATATGCTTTTTACGACGAGCAAAAAGGTGGCGGACTCTGGGTTGGTAAGCGTTACGGCGGTGGTGGTGACACCAATCGCGAGCCACTTAAAAATCTAAGTCACGCTGCATCGGTAACGCAAGTATGTAGGTATTACTATTTATTGGCGAATGGTAAGCTCGTGAACCAAAAACGATCGAAGCAGATGCTAGATATTCTTGAAGATCCAGAGCTGCACCATAAATTTGTAAATACCTTAGATAAGATTGCACCGAATGCCAGATTGTTTAGAAAATCGGGTTCTTGGCGCACTTACCATTCCGACTCCATCTTGGTTTGGGGAAAAGATAGTAATAGAAGATACATTCTAGTTGCCTTGATCGATGATGCCAATGGCGAACAAATTATAAGAGATTTAGTGAAACCAATTGAAAAGGTGCTAAAAAAGCCTGTACTTTAG
- a CDS encoding MGH1-like glycoside hydrolase domain-containing protein — translation MVHKNAEEERLAVEDNYKNWKRWGPYLAERQWGTVREDYSPEGHAWSFVGHDKARSNAYRWGEEGIGGFCDSREILCLAPAFWNGKDSILKERLFGLTNDEGNHGEDVKELYFHQVSTPTHSYAKYLYKYPHKKFPYAELVRKNKSRNREQSEFEILDTKAFDNNTYFDCFIEYAKEDVGDILMKVTVINRGPRAANIHVLPHLWFRNFWKHNNRFERPEMKSTSDNSVQSRSTRNGRYYFYHENGDQLFCENETNNQRIYGVPNEVDYVKDGINDHVVDGQATVNPDKKGSKFAVWHKLRLKSGEEKTIKVRLSKKKLADPWGNYDAIFEKRIQECEEFYGNILKKELPAQQREIAKKAFSGLLWTKQFYYYDVYKWLFGGPGESKPHRNDSRNAQWEHLTNRHVISMPDKWEYPWYAAWDLAFHMASFVEIDPYFAKEQLLLVLKESYMHPNGQIPAYEWNFSDVNPPVHSWAVWTVYEKDKKRTGKGDTDFLEKAYQKLLVNFTWWVNQKDKSGTNLFEGGFLGLDNIGVFDRNHMPEGITRMQQADATSWMAMFTLNMLRMSLEMATINPNYEDSVAKFFRHFLNIAWAMHHIGQKDISLWDDEDNFYYDVVEMSNGNTDRLKVRSLVGIIPMFAVEIIHKDLFDELKNFKTRAAEIVRTRPDLASLISNIEEFNSDGNYLFSIMRGFRLEKLLVRLLDEKEFLSDYGIRSLSKYHEEHPYVFKHNGDHQISYESGESRSNMFGGNSNWRGPIWLPLNYMIVQSLRKYYSYYGKEYVYEFPTGSGKKMNLNEIANEISKRLIKLFEPNEDGKFVYHSEDANKVFTKNEHFKKEHFFYEFFDGDSGKGLGASHQTGWTALVANLVMELDENS, via the coding sequence ATGGTCCATAAGAATGCTGAGGAAGAAAGATTAGCCGTTGAGGATAATTATAAAAACTGGAAAAGATGGGGTCCTTATTTGGCAGAGCGCCAATGGGGTACAGTAAGGGAAGATTATAGTCCAGAAGGGCATGCATGGAGTTTTGTCGGTCATGACAAAGCACGTAGTAATGCCTATAGATGGGGGGAAGAAGGTATTGGCGGATTCTGTGATTCTAGAGAAATTCTATGTCTAGCACCTGCTTTTTGGAACGGTAAAGATTCCATATTAAAAGAACGTCTTTTTGGTTTAACCAATGATGAAGGTAACCATGGCGAAGATGTAAAAGAGCTTTATTTTCATCAAGTGTCAACGCCTACGCATTCGTACGCCAAATATTTATACAAGTATCCGCACAAGAAGTTTCCTTATGCAGAGCTGGTAAGAAAGAATAAAAGTAGAAATCGCGAGCAATCTGAATTCGAAATTTTAGATACCAAAGCATTTGATAATAATACGTATTTCGACTGTTTTATAGAATATGCCAAAGAAGATGTTGGTGATATTTTAATGAAAGTAACGGTTATTAATAGAGGTCCGAGAGCTGCGAATATTCATGTGCTTCCGCATTTATGGTTTCGTAATTTCTGGAAACATAATAATAGGTTCGAACGTCCTGAGATGAAATCAACCTCAGATAATTCGGTACAATCTCGTAGTACTAGAAATGGTCGTTATTATTTTTATCATGAGAATGGAGATCAGCTTTTTTGTGAAAACGAAACAAACAACCAACGTATTTACGGTGTACCTAATGAGGTAGATTATGTTAAAGATGGTATTAACGACCATGTGGTAGATGGGCAAGCTACTGTGAATCCTGATAAAAAAGGATCCAAATTTGCGGTGTGGCATAAACTCCGCTTAAAATCTGGAGAAGAAAAAACAATAAAGGTTCGTCTTAGCAAAAAAAAACTCGCTGACCCTTGGGGTAATTACGATGCCATTTTTGAAAAGAGAATTCAAGAGTGTGAAGAATTTTATGGAAATATTTTAAAAAAGGAGCTTCCAGCTCAGCAACGAGAGATTGCTAAAAAAGCATTCTCAGGTTTACTTTGGACGAAGCAGTTCTATTACTACGATGTATATAAATGGTTGTTTGGCGGTCCAGGAGAATCGAAACCTCATAGAAATGATTCTAGAAATGCACAATGGGAGCATTTGACCAATAGGCACGTAATTTCAATGCCAGACAAGTGGGAATACCCATGGTATGCCGCTTGGGATCTTGCTTTTCACATGGCTTCTTTCGTTGAGATAGATCCTTATTTTGCTAAAGAGCAATTGCTGTTGGTGCTAAAGGAAAGTTACATGCACCCCAACGGACAAATACCGGCATACGAATGGAATTTTAGTGATGTAAACCCACCTGTGCATTCATGGGCAGTGTGGACGGTTTATGAGAAAGATAAAAAGCGTACCGGTAAAGGCGATACCGACTTTTTAGAAAAAGCGTATCAGAAATTATTGGTCAACTTTACCTGGTGGGTGAACCAAAAAGATAAAAGCGGAACCAACCTTTTTGAAGGCGGATTCTTAGGCTTGGATAATATCGGAGTATTTGATCGTAACCACATGCCAGAGGGAATTACGCGTATGCAACAAGCAGATGCTACCAGTTGGATGGCGATGTTTACCTTGAACATGCTACGTATGTCATTAGAAATGGCAACTATTAACCCAAACTACGAAGATAGTGTGGCTAAATTCTTTAGACACTTTTTGAATATCGCTTGGGCAATGCACCATATCGGACAAAAAGATATTTCGCTTTGGGATGATGAGGATAACTTCTATTACGATGTGGTAGAAATGTCGAACGGAAATACAGACCGATTAAAAGTAAGATCATTGGTGGGTATTATACCCATGTTTGCGGTTGAGATTATTCACAAGGATTTGTTTGATGAACTAAAGAATTTTAAGACTCGAGCTGCAGAAATTGTACGTACAAGACCAGATCTAGCTTCTTTAATTTCTAATATCGAAGAATTTAATTCAGATGGTAATTACCTATTTTCCATTATGCGTGGCTTTCGATTAGAGAAACTGTTGGTACGTTTACTTGATGAGAAAGAGTTTTTGTCTGATTACGGAATTCGCTCACTTTCTAAATATCATGAAGAGCATCCGTACGTATTTAAGCATAATGGGGATCACCAAATTTCGTATGAATCTGGCGAGAGTCGTTCAAATATGTTCGGTGGTAATTCTAACTGGCGTGGTCCAATTTGGTTGCCTTTAAATTATATGATCGTACAATCGCTTCGTAAATACTACTCGTATTATGGCAAAGAATATGTATATGAATTTCCTACAGGGTCTGGTAAAAAAATGAATCTGAACGAAATTGCAAATGAGATTTCTAAACGATTAATTAAGTTGTTCGAACCTAATGAAGATGGTAAGTTCGTGTACCACTCAGAAGATGCCAATAAAGTATTTACAAAAAATGAGCACTTTAAGAAGGAACATTTCTTTTATGAGTTTTTTGATGGCGATTCTGGTAAAGGTTTAGGAGCGTCTCATCAAACTGGTTGGACTGCCTTGGTTGCAAACCTGGTGATGGAGCTAGACGAGAATAGTTAA